A window from Symphalangus syndactylus isolate Jambi chromosome 22, NHGRI_mSymSyn1-v2.1_pri, whole genome shotgun sequence encodes these proteins:
- the SH3BGRL3 gene encoding LOW QUALITY PROTEIN: SH3 domain-binding glutamic acid-rich-like protein 3 (The sequence of the model RefSeq protein was modified relative to this genomic sequence to represent the inferred CDS: inserted 3 bases in 3 codons; deleted 1 base in 1 codon) produces MHQTCVRLEXEASARPSPGPVLPPXPLPSLTELQIREGPKRTSRAAAEGAPCVGGVRCAPGHRGGREGASGARGGVAQVPPRLPAPPIGPERDDXAGGAGRKPLPSAAAASSSPGSAAAATAALCPPARLSTPSMSGLRVYSTSVTGSREIKSQQSEVTRILDGKRIQYQLVDISQDNALRDEMRALAGNPKATPPQIVNGDQYCGDYELFVEAVEQNTLQEFLKLA; encoded by the exons ATGCACCAAACCTGTGTGCGGCTGG AGGAGGCTTCTGCCAGACCCTCTCCCGGGCCTGTCCTGCCAC AGCCCCTCCCCAGTCTCACTGAGCTCCAGATCAGGGAAGGGCCGAAAAGGACGAGCAGGGCAGCCGCAGAAGGGGCG CCCTGCGTGGGAGGGGTCCGTTGCGCGCCTGGTCAccgagggggaagggaaggggcctCTGGCGCGCGGGGCGGTGTCGCGCAGGTCCCGCCCCGCCTGCCCGCGCCGCCCATTGGTCCCGAGCGCGATG TTGCGGGCGGAGCAGGAAGGAAACCGCTCCCGAGCGCGGCGGCGGCGTCGTCGTCTCCCGGCAGTGCAGCTGCCGCTACCGCCGCCCTCTGCCCGCCGGCCCGTCTGTCTACCCCCAGCATGAGCGGCCTGCGCGTCTACAGCACGTCGGTCACCGGCTCCCGCGAA ATCAAGTCCCAGCAGAGTGAGGTGACCCGAATCCTGGATGGGAAGCGCATCCAATACCAGCTAGTGGACATCTCCCAGGACAACGCCCTGCGGGATGAGATGCGAGCCTTGGCAGGCAACCCCAAGGCCACCCCACCCCAGATTGTCAACGGGGACCAGTACTGTGGG GACTATGAGCTCTTCGTGGAGGCTGTGGAACAAAACACGCTGCAGGAGTTCCTGAAGCTGGCCTGA